The proteins below are encoded in one region of Paenibacillus albus:
- a CDS encoding aspartyl-phosphate phosphatase Spo0E family protein has product MILLHELQVLRIKLFEIAEARGSLTDPEVIAISEAADEVIVTLQQLHKEEQAKYNTRCALAVDGKTESAAAHTLAAEGLQAAPFRD; this is encoded by the coding sequence ATGATTCTTCTCCATGAGCTGCAGGTGCTTCGGATAAAGCTTTTTGAAATCGCTGAAGCCCGCGGCAGTTTAACCGACCCTGAAGTCATCGCCATAAGTGAAGCTGCTGACGAGGTCATTGTGACGCTGCAGCAGCTTCATAAGGAAGAACAGGCGAAATATAATACTAGGTGCGCCCTCGCAGTCGACGGAAAAACTGAGTCAGCAGCTGCGCACACTCTTGCTGCAGAAGGCCTCCAAGCAGCTCCGTTTCGTGATTGA
- the pdxT gene encoding pyridoxal 5'-phosphate synthase glutaminase subunit PdxT yields the protein MKIGVLALQGAVAEHIRSIEAAGGEGVAVKRVEELDSLDGLIIPGGESTTIGKLMRKYGFIDAIRDFSQQGKPIFGTCAGLIVLAERIEGQEDAHLQLMDMTVARNAFGRQRESFETDLPVKGINEPVRAVFIRAPLIKEVAPSVDVLSTYNGEIVTARQGHLLASSYHPELTDDYRLHAYFLDMAKEAAAAKA from the coding sequence ATGAAGATTGGCGTACTGGCGCTGCAAGGCGCTGTAGCAGAGCATATACGAAGCATTGAAGCCGCTGGTGGAGAAGGGGTAGCAGTTAAGCGGGTTGAAGAACTCGACTCGCTTGACGGGCTTATCATTCCTGGCGGGGAGAGCACGACGATCGGCAAGCTCATGCGCAAGTATGGCTTCATCGATGCGATTCGTGACTTCTCACAGCAAGGCAAGCCGATCTTCGGTACTTGTGCAGGCTTGATCGTCCTAGCTGAGCGTATTGAAGGTCAAGAGGATGCACATCTGCAGCTGATGGATATGACCGTCGCGCGGAATGCATTCGGCCGTCAGCGTGAAAGCTTCGAGACGGACTTGCCAGTGAAGGGCATCAACGAGCCGGTACGCGCGGTATTCATCCGTGCGCCTCTTATTAAAGAGGTAGCGCCGAGCGTCGATGTTCTGTCCACGTACAATGGCGAGATTGTTACCGCAAGGCAAGGCCATCTGCTTGCTTCGTCCTATCACCCAGAGCTTACAGACGATTACCGTCTGCATGCGTATTTCCTGGACATGGCGAAGGAAGCGGCTGCGGCTAAGGCATAG
- the pdxS gene encoding pyridoxal 5'-phosphate synthase lyase subunit PdxS — METGTSRVKRGMAEMQKGGVIMDVMNAEQAKIAEAAGATAVMALERVPSDIRAAGGVARMADPTVLEEVMKVVSIPVMAKARIGHYVEARVLEALGADYIDESEVLTPADEVFHISKRDFTVPFVCGAKDLGEALRRIQEGAAMLRTKGEPGTGNIVEAVRHMRLITGQIRKVQNLSKDELYHEAKNLGVPYDLLLDVHETGKLPVVNFAAGGVATPSDAALMMHLGADGVFVGSGIFKSEYPERFARAIVEATTHYTDYKLIAEVSKNLGTPMKGIEISKLAPSERMQDRGF; from the coding sequence ATGGAAACAGGAACTTCGCGCGTAAAACGCGGTATGGCTGAAATGCAAAAAGGCGGCGTCATTATGGACGTTATGAACGCCGAGCAAGCAAAAATTGCTGAAGCGGCTGGCGCAACAGCAGTTATGGCGCTTGAGCGTGTACCTTCAGATATTCGTGCAGCAGGCGGCGTAGCCCGTATGGCTGATCCGACAGTGCTTGAAGAAGTAATGAAGGTTGTTTCGATCCCGGTTATGGCGAAAGCACGTATCGGTCACTATGTAGAAGCACGTGTACTCGAAGCTCTGGGTGCCGACTACATCGATGAGAGCGAAGTGCTCACGCCTGCTGATGAAGTTTTCCATATCTCGAAGCGCGACTTTACAGTTCCATTCGTGTGCGGCGCTAAAGATCTTGGCGAAGCTCTTCGTCGTATTCAAGAAGGCGCAGCAATGCTTCGTACTAAAGGCGAGCCAGGAACAGGCAACATCGTTGAGGCTGTTCGCCATATGCGTCTGATTACAGGCCAAATCCGTAAAGTACAGAACCTTTCCAAGGATGAGCTCTATCATGAAGCGAAGAACCTCGGCGTACCTTACGATCTGCTTCTCGATGTTCACGAAACAGGCAAGCTTCCTGTCGTTAACTTCGCAGCAGGCGGCGTAGCAACACCTTCCGATGCAGCTTTGATGATGCACCTGGGCGCTGACGGCGTATTCGTTGGATCGGGTATCTTCAAATCCGAATATCCGGAGCGTTTTGCTCGTGCAATCGTTGAAGCAACAACTCATTACACAGATTACAAGCTGATCGCGGAAGTATCCAAAAACCTGGGTACGCCGATGAAAGGCATTGAAATTTCGAAGCTGGCGCCTTCCGAGCGCATGCAGGACCGCGGCTTCTAA
- the tadA gene encoding tRNA adenosine(34) deaminase TadA, with protein sequence MITTETDYFREEDYKWMQEAIAEARKAEAIGEVPIGAVIVKDGEVIGRGFNLRETNLDPTAHAEMIAIREASQHLGAWRLLGCTLYVTLEPCPMCAGALVQGRIQKVVYGTTDPKAGCAGTLMNLLQEPRFNHETELLGGLLQQECAQLLTQFFRRLRGRT encoded by the coding sequence ATGATAACGACAGAAACGGATTACTTTCGCGAGGAAGATTACAAGTGGATGCAAGAAGCCATTGCCGAAGCGCGGAAAGCGGAAGCGATTGGGGAGGTGCCGATTGGCGCTGTTATTGTGAAGGACGGTGAAGTCATTGGCCGAGGTTTTAACCTGAGGGAGACGAACCTGGATCCGACCGCTCATGCAGAGATGATCGCTATTCGGGAAGCAAGCCAGCATCTTGGTGCGTGGCGCTTGCTCGGCTGTACGCTGTATGTGACACTCGAACCGTGCCCGATGTGTGCAGGAGCGCTGGTGCAGGGTCGAATTCAGAAAGTGGTCTACGGCACAACCGACCCGAAGGCAGGCTGTGCCGGTACGCTGATGAATTTACTTCAGGAGCCGCGCTTCAATCACGAAACGGAGCTGCTTGGAGGCCTTCTGCAGCAAGAGTGTGCGCAGCTGCTGACTCAGTTTTTCCGTCGACTGCGAGGGCGCACCTAG
- a CDS encoding putative glycoside hydrolase: MVDGVRTKAFAIMTALLVCTSCGSSAQLQEASLPPLKNQQKPSNFNVRVDAPHTYSAVIKSQQTQTQARTARVRKLSVPSDPVKGIYVSGWVAGSKKRLERLIQLVDHTDLNAMVIDVKNDYGQLTYKSSLPEVKAIGADRHAAIGDVNALLRKLKDKHIYVIGRIVTFKDPLYAKSYPSLALQKKSGGVWRDVQGKVWLDPFQQRARAYNAAIAKEAATIGFDEIQFDYVRFPDNGAKVDREVQYSSSRGGKSKSQVIAQFLQEATGSVHAAGARVSADVFGLVTSSANDMGIGQSWRSISKAVDVISPMTYPSHYSTGMYGVKQPDLSPYAIIRHAMMDAKHRNNLIKGSGSDQTPAIIRPWLQSFTAKWVHPHQQYGAEQVNKQIQAAKEQGVHEFLLWSSNCKYDYRS; this comes from the coding sequence ATGGTGGACGGAGTGAGAACGAAAGCATTCGCTATAATGACAGCGCTTCTTGTATGTACAAGCTGCGGGAGTTCCGCGCAGCTGCAGGAAGCGAGCTTACCCCCGTTAAAAAATCAGCAGAAGCCATCAAATTTCAATGTGCGTGTAGATGCTCCACATACTTATTCTGCTGTGATTAAGTCACAGCAGACACAGACACAAGCAAGAACTGCAAGAGTGCGTAAGCTTTCTGTGCCTAGTGATCCTGTAAAGGGGATCTACGTTTCCGGTTGGGTGGCTGGCAGTAAGAAGCGGCTTGAACGGCTCATCCAGCTTGTTGACCATACAGATCTTAATGCGATGGTCATCGATGTAAAGAACGATTATGGCCAGCTTACTTACAAGTCCTCGCTTCCGGAAGTAAAGGCCATTGGTGCAGATAGGCATGCTGCGATCGGTGACGTAAATGCGCTGCTGCGTAAGCTGAAAGACAAACATATTTATGTAATCGGGCGTATTGTGACATTCAAAGACCCGTTATATGCCAAATCGTATCCAAGCTTAGCGCTTCAGAAGAAGAGCGGAGGGGTTTGGCGGGACGTGCAGGGTAAAGTGTGGTTGGATCCTTTTCAGCAGCGGGCTCGCGCTTATAATGCTGCGATTGCAAAAGAAGCAGCTACAATTGGCTTTGATGAGATTCAATTTGACTATGTGCGGTTTCCGGATAACGGGGCGAAGGTTGATCGAGAGGTGCAGTACAGCAGCAGCCGGGGTGGAAAGTCCAAGTCGCAAGTGATCGCACAGTTCCTTCAAGAAGCTACAGGGAGCGTCCATGCAGCGGGTGCTAGAGTATCGGCAGATGTCTTTGGACTCGTGACTTCATCTGCGAATGATATGGGTATTGGTCAATCATGGCGTTCCATATCGAAAGCCGTGGACGTCATCTCCCCGATGACCTATCCATCCCATTACTCGACTGGCATGTATGGAGTTAAACAGCCGGATCTGAGTCCTTACGCGATTATCCGCCATGCCATGATGGATGCGAAGCACCGTAATAATCTGATTAAAGGTAGTGGTAGTGATCAGACACCGGCGATTATTCGGCCATGGCTGCAAAGCTTCACAGCGAAGTGGGTTCATCCGCATCAGCAATATGGTGCAGAACAGGTGAATAAACAAATTCAAGCAGCCAAGGAACAGGGCGTTCATGAGTTTCTGCTGTGGAGTTCAAATTGTAAGTATGATTATCGTTCTTAA
- the guaB gene encoding IMP dehydrogenase, producing MWENKFAKEGLTFDDVLLVPRKSEVLPREVDVSIALSPSVKLNIPLISAGMDTVTEAKLAIAMAREGGIGIIHKNMSITQQAEEVDRVKRSESGVITNPFSLTADHHVYDAEELMGKYRISGVPVVDGDKKLVGIITNRDLRFIHDYSMKISEVMTKDNLVTAPVGTTLQQAEVVLQKHKIEKLPLVDETNTLKGLITIKDIEKAIQFPTAAKDPQGRLLCGAAVGIAKDTPERAEALVNAGVDVLVIDTAHGHQKNVIEMVRLLRNSYPDLTIIAGNVATGEGTRELIQAGASVIKVGMGPGSICTTRIIAGIGVPQITAIYDCASVAREYNVPIIADGGIKYSGDVTKAIASGASAIMIGSLFAGTEESPGESEIYQGRRFKVYRGMGSIGAMKEGSKDRYFQENENKLVPEGIEGRVAYKGPLADTVHQLIGGLRSGMGYCGTASIEELKNDTQFVRITNAGLRESHPHDVQITKEAPNYSL from the coding sequence GTGTGGGAAAATAAATTCGCCAAAGAAGGCTTAACCTTCGATGACGTCTTGCTCGTGCCTCGTAAATCGGAAGTATTGCCTAGGGAGGTTGATGTTTCGATCGCATTAAGCCCTAGCGTCAAATTGAACATTCCACTTATCAGTGCGGGTATGGATACTGTTACAGAAGCTAAGCTTGCGATCGCAATGGCGCGTGAGGGCGGCATTGGTATTATTCATAAGAACATGTCCATCACTCAGCAAGCGGAAGAGGTAGACCGTGTTAAGCGTTCGGAAAGCGGCGTTATTACAAACCCGTTCTCGCTTACAGCTGACCATCACGTGTATGATGCTGAGGAATTGATGGGTAAGTACCGGATCTCCGGCGTTCCGGTTGTGGATGGCGATAAGAAGCTTGTCGGTATCATTACAAACCGTGACCTTCGCTTCATTCACGATTATTCGATGAAGATCAGCGAAGTCATGACGAAGGACAATCTCGTCACAGCTCCGGTAGGCACAACTTTGCAGCAGGCAGAAGTTGTTCTCCAGAAGCATAAGATCGAGAAGCTGCCGCTCGTTGATGAAACAAATACGCTTAAAGGTCTTATCACGATTAAAGATATTGAAAAAGCGATCCAGTTCCCGACTGCGGCAAAAGACCCTCAAGGCCGTCTGCTGTGCGGCGCTGCAGTAGGTATCGCAAAGGATACGCCTGAACGTGCAGAAGCACTTGTTAATGCAGGCGTTGACGTTCTCGTCATTGATACGGCACACGGGCATCAGAAGAATGTAATTGAGATGGTTCGCTTGCTGCGTAACAGCTATCCGGATCTTACAATTATTGCGGGTAACGTTGCGACTGGTGAGGGTACGCGTGAGCTAATTCAAGCCGGCGCATCGGTTATCAAAGTTGGTATGGGTCCCGGTTCGATCTGTACGACTCGTATTATTGCAGGTATCGGCGTACCGCAAATTACAGCGATTTATGACTGTGCTTCGGTTGCGCGCGAATACAATGTTCCGATTATCGCTGACGGTGGCATCAAGTACTCCGGCGATGTAACGAAGGCCATTGCTTCCGGTGCAAGTGCGATTATGATCGGCAGCTTGTTCGCAGGTACGGAAGAGAGCCCGGGCGAGTCGGAAATTTATCAAGGCCGCCGCTTCAAGGTTTACCGCGGTATGGGCTCCATCGGCGCAATGAAGGAAGGCAGCAAGGACCGTTACTTCCAAGAGAACGAGAACAAGCTCGTTCCAGAGGGTATCGAAGGCCGTGTTGCTTACAAAGGACCGCTTGCAGATACGGTACATCAGCTGATCGGCGGTTTGCGCTCCGGTATGGGTTACTGCGGTACGGCAAGCATCGAAGAGCTGAAGAATGATACGCAATTCGTTCGCATTACAAATGCAGGCCTGCGCGAGAGCCATCCGCATGACGTTCAAATCACGAAAGAAGCTCCTAACTACTCGCTGTAA
- a CDS encoding VOC family protein, translated as MIQNLYETHIQVQDLQASIAFYKDLGLELSLVIEERRVAFFYIGKDRQLLGVWEVPAGTEVRKRHFAFGTDLENLEKSIEWLRAKGLSPVPVFGRDPVEPIVHTWMPAAAVYFNDPDGNELEFIAWLPDEPRELGYAPYLSEWQALHQKS; from the coding sequence ATGATTCAGAACCTATACGAAACACATATTCAAGTGCAAGATCTACAAGCCTCCATCGCTTTCTACAAGGACCTCGGCTTAGAGCTGTCCCTTGTCATTGAGGAGCGCCGCGTGGCCTTCTTCTATATCGGCAAAGATCGGCAGCTGCTTGGCGTATGGGAAGTCCCGGCGGGTACTGAAGTACGCAAAAGGCATTTTGCGTTCGGCACAGATCTAGAGAATTTGGAGAAATCGATCGAATGGCTGCGCGCCAAAGGGTTATCCCCAGTTCCGGTGTTCGGCCGGGATCCGGTGGAACCGATTGTCCACACGTGGATGCCTGCTGCAGCCGTCTACTTCAACGACCCCGATGGCAATGAGCTCGAGTTCATCGCATGGCTGCCAGATGAGCCTCGGGAGCTCGGCTATGCCCCTTATTTGAGCGAATGGCAGGCGCTGCATCAGAAGAGCTAA
- the serS gene encoding serine--tRNA ligase encodes MLDVKLLRNDYAKVEQALLNRGKSLDLISNFPALDGKWRDMLQETEQLKNRRNTVSQEVAKLKKSGGDAEALIVEMREVGDRIKVLDEEIRAVEAETAELMLAIPNVPNESVPVGASEDDNVEIRRHGEVPSFAFEPKAHFEVAQDLGILDFERASKVTGSRFVFYRGLGARLERALINFMMDLHSDEHGYEEILPPYIVNRDSLIGTGQLPKFEEDLFKVADTDYYLIPTAEVPVTNVHREEILSAEELPKNFVAYSACFRSEAGSAGRDTRGLIRQHQFNKIELVKLVKPEDSYAELEKLTANAEKVLQLLGLPYRVLTLCTGDMGFTSAKTYDLEVWIPSGGTYREISSCSNFEDFQARRASIRFRPEPKSKPEFVHTLNGSGLAVGRTVAAILENFQQADGSVVIPEVLRPYMGGLEVISAR; translated from the coding sequence GTGTTGGATGTTAAATTGTTGCGTAATGATTACGCTAAAGTAGAGCAAGCTTTGCTGAACCGCGGTAAATCGCTGGATCTCATCTCGAACTTCCCGGCGCTTGACGGCAAATGGCGGGACATGCTGCAGGAGACGGAGCAGCTGAAGAACCGTCGTAATACCGTTTCGCAGGAGGTTGCGAAGCTGAAGAAGAGTGGTGGTGACGCTGAAGCGCTTATTGTCGAGATGCGTGAAGTAGGCGACCGCATTAAGGTGCTTGATGAGGAGATTCGCGCCGTTGAAGCGGAAACGGCAGAGCTGATGCTGGCCATTCCGAACGTGCCGAATGAATCGGTTCCTGTTGGTGCTTCTGAGGACGACAACGTGGAAATTCGCCGTCATGGCGAGGTGCCTTCGTTCGCATTTGAGCCGAAGGCGCATTTTGAAGTGGCGCAGGATCTTGGCATACTTGATTTCGAGCGTGCTTCGAAGGTAACCGGCTCACGCTTCGTGTTCTATCGTGGTCTTGGAGCGCGTCTGGAACGAGCGCTTATTAACTTTATGATGGACCTACATAGTGATGAGCACGGCTATGAAGAAATACTGCCTCCGTACATCGTTAATCGCGACAGTCTGATCGGAACCGGCCAGCTGCCGAAGTTCGAAGAGGATTTGTTCAAAGTAGCGGACACGGATTATTATCTTATTCCGACTGCGGAAGTTCCGGTGACGAATGTACATCGTGAAGAGATTCTGTCAGCGGAAGAGCTGCCGAAGAATTTCGTCGCGTACAGCGCATGCTTCCGTTCTGAAGCGGGTTCTGCCGGCCGTGATACGCGCGGATTGATTCGCCAACACCAATTCAACAAGATTGAGCTGGTGAAGCTGGTAAAGCCGGAGGATTCGTATGCAGAGCTCGAGAAGCTCACTGCTAACGCGGAGAAGGTATTGCAGCTGCTTGGCTTGCCATACCGTGTTCTAACGCTTTGTACGGGCGATATGGGCTTCACGTCGGCTAAGACGTATGACCTTGAAGTGTGGATTCCAAGCGGCGGTACGTACCGTGAAATCTCGTCCTGCTCGAATTTCGAGGACTTCCAAGCGCGCCGTGCGAGCATCCGTTTCCGTCCAGAACCGAAGAGTAAGCCGGAATTCGTGCATACGTTGAACGGCTCAGGCCTTGCGGTAGGTCGTACGGTTGCAGCTATACTGGAGAATTTCCAGCAAGCTGACGGTTCGGTCGTTATTCCGGAAGTACTGCGTCCTTACATGGGCGGTCTTGAAGTTATCAGCGCTCGATAA
- a CDS encoding GNAT family N-acetyltransferase: MIQGNNVYIRFFENADAESLLELHVSNHELFQKYSPTFADDFYTLDSKRNYISDSHKQRDEDKKYSFGIFLNENDTLVGSISINHIYRGPLQRGMIGYQLDAQYNGRGFTTEAVSLAVAYAFNELKLHRIDAGVMLSNIGSMRVLEKAGFHKEGIERRGVLINGQWEDHQILAILSEHN; the protein is encoded by the coding sequence ATTATTCAAGGAAACAATGTATATATCCGCTTCTTCGAGAATGCAGATGCGGAATCATTACTCGAGCTGCACGTGAGTAACCACGAGTTATTTCAGAAGTACTCGCCTACTTTTGCAGATGACTTCTACACGCTTGATTCGAAGCGCAACTATATAAGCGATTCACACAAGCAACGCGATGAGGACAAGAAGTATAGCTTTGGCATCTTCTTAAATGAGAACGACACGCTGGTCGGCAGCATATCCATTAATCACATCTATCGGGGGCCACTTCAGCGGGGCATGATCGGTTATCAATTGGATGCTCAATATAACGGTCGGGGATTCACGACGGAAGCCGTCTCTCTGGCTGTCGCTTACGCGTTTAATGAATTGAAGCTGCATCGTATTGATGCTGGTGTCATGCTGAGCAATATAGGCTCCATGCGAGTACTTGAGAAAGCTGGCTTTCATAAAGAAGGCATTGAACGCCGAGGTGTCCTTATTAACGGGCAATGGGAGGATCATCAGATCCTTGCCATCCTATCCGAACACAATTAA
- a CDS encoding D-alanyl-D-alanine carboxypeptidase family protein: MLNRKKGLVRFVPTICAAVIATMLTTTLGTYKAHAASADFTPNSLGIEVRSAVLIDADTGQVLYAVNADKAYPPASMTKLMTEYLVLEEVTAGRLKMTDVVTVSKEAADIPPDGSAIYLAEGDKHTVKDLYMAMAVQSANDATIALADAVAGTEQGFVEKMNATAKELGLTSAHFTSATGLAETTVISAGDMAKFARVLIKKHPEFLEFASTPSYKFRERDKTPMINLNWMLETNKSIPSLKKYAYTGVDGMKTGYIGAAGYCFTGTAKQGDMRLISVVMDASSKSSRFIQTAKLFDYGFQNFEKKTVVAPKTVVESAKTVKIKKGKSKEVPIVTASDVTFLVKKGAAPDVKLTKVDVKKDNELVAPIPSGTEVGTATYTYKDAGTGQSIEKTVKLITSEEVKKASWWRLMFRGLGGFISGLFHGIMDLF; the protein is encoded by the coding sequence ATGTTGAATCGGAAAAAGGGACTGGTACGCTTCGTACCGACCATCTGTGCGGCTGTTATTGCGACGATGCTTACAACGACTCTAGGAACTTACAAGGCTCATGCGGCTTCTGCGGATTTTACACCGAATTCGCTAGGAATTGAGGTACGTTCAGCAGTTCTAATAGATGCAGATACCGGTCAGGTGCTCTATGCGGTCAATGCCGACAAAGCTTACCCACCGGCAAGCATGACGAAGCTGATGACGGAGTACCTCGTGCTCGAAGAAGTTACTGCTGGACGTTTGAAAATGACGGATGTGGTTACTGTCTCTAAAGAAGCAGCTGATATTCCGCCTGACGGCTCCGCAATCTATCTGGCTGAAGGCGACAAGCATACGGTAAAAGATTTGTATATGGCCATGGCGGTTCAATCGGCTAACGACGCTACTATTGCGCTGGCAGATGCTGTTGCCGGAACAGAGCAGGGCTTCGTCGAGAAGATGAACGCAACGGCGAAGGAGCTTGGTTTGACATCTGCTCACTTCACAAGTGCAACTGGTCTTGCGGAAACGACAGTTATTTCGGCAGGCGATATGGCGAAGTTCGCTCGTGTTTTGATTAAGAAGCATCCTGAGTTTCTTGAGTTCGCAAGCACGCCAAGCTACAAGTTCCGTGAGCGCGATAAAACGCCAATGATTAACTTGAACTGGATGCTGGAGACGAACAAGTCGATTCCATCCTTGAAGAAATATGCGTATACCGGCGTTGACGGTATGAAGACGGGCTATATCGGTGCAGCAGGCTACTGTTTCACAGGAACAGCGAAGCAGGGCGATATGCGTCTGATCTCAGTCGTTATGGATGCTTCCTCGAAATCATCGCGTTTCATCCAAACGGCAAAGCTGTTCGACTATGGCTTCCAAAATTTCGAGAAAAAAACGGTTGTGGCGCCGAAGACTGTTGTAGAAAGCGCAAAGACGGTAAAAATAAAGAAAGGCAAGTCGAAAGAAGTGCCGATCGTGACAGCATCTGACGTAACGTTCCTCGTGAAGAAAGGCGCTGCTCCTGACGTTAAGCTGACGAAGGTTGACGTGAAGAAGGATAATGAGTTGGTAGCTCCAATTCCAAGCGGTACGGAAGTAGGGACTGCGACTTACACCTACAAGGATGCGGGAACCGGCCAATCCATTGAGAAGACGGTTAAGCTGATCACTTCCGAAGAAGTGAAGAAAGCAAGCTGGTGGCGCCTGATGTTCCGCGGCCTTGGCGGCTTTATTTCGGGACTATTCCACGGGATTATGGATTTATTTTAA
- a CDS encoding small acid-soluble spore protein P: MGGKSKSVPVSNPDEQRARSRSNNDSNQPVAHSGSKKTKQANHVSHNNPQG, from the coding sequence ATGGGCGGCAAGTCAAAGAGCGTTCCAGTATCTAACCCGGATGAGCAGCGTGCCAGATCGCGCTCGAATAATGATTCGAACCAGCCGGTAGCCCATTCGGGCTCGAAGAAAACGAAACAAGCCAATCATGTGAGTCATAACAATCCGCAAGGATAA